GCCTGCTCTATGTCGCGCAGCGCCACCGCGATGACCCCGCCCGCTTCCTGGTCTACGAACAATATAAGGACGACGCCGCACTCGAGGCCCATCGCACCACCCGGCATTTTCTCGAGATTGCCCGCGGCGAACTGCCCAAGCTCGCCGACCGCACGGAAGCCAACCTCTATTCGCCGCTCTAGACGCTCCTTGGTGCGCCCTTCGTGCCTGAAGCCTGCCCTGAGTGAAGCCGAAGGGTGGCGAGCTTTGTTATGAATCTACTTGCGGTCCGCGATCAGCACGCCACCACGCGCAAAATCTTCCTTCTCCACTTCGACGATCGCCACCGACACCGCCTCGCGCGCCGCGC
The window above is part of the Terriglobales bacterium genome. Proteins encoded here:
- a CDS encoding putative quinol monooxygenase — translated: MVILVVAWTAKPGKEEEVARLFRALQEESRKEPGCLLYVAQRHRDDPARFLVYEQYKDDAALEAHRTTRHFLEIARGELPKLADRTEANLYSPL